The sequence below is a genomic window from Dehalococcoidales bacterium.
ATTATCCGTTGATTGTCAAGGGGGTGCTGCCGGCCGGTCTGGAGGTGAGTTTAAGATTAATCGGTGTTATAATAGGAGACGAAAATCTGTTATTCTTGATGCTATAAAATTATCCCCTTTCTTAAATAAGGTATTTTTGTGTTTCCGTTTCTGTCCAGTGTCGCTCTGGTCTCAATATCCGGGGTTATGATGCCCGGCCCTGCGTTTGCCGTCACTGTGGCCAGGAGTTATCGGTCCCAGTTTGTCGGCTTGAAGATAGCACTGGGTCATGCCATTGTCGAAGTCCCACTGATGCTGCTGATATACTTCGGTTTCGGGCGTTTCTTCGAAAGAGAGCCGGTCCAGATTACCCTGTACCTGGTGGGTGGAGCCATTCTGGTCTGGATGGGTATCAATATGTTCCGTAAGAGGGGCAGTGTGGTAGAAAGAGACAGAGAGGTTCATCACCGTTCGGTGATAGCCGGAGTGGCTACCAGCCTGCTAAATCCCCTTTTTTTCCTGTGGTGGGCAGCCGTGGGCAGTATGCTCATCATGAAGTCCCTGACTTTTGGGTTTATCGGGTTTGCCCTGCTGATTATCGTGCATCTGCTGTGTGATTTCGGTTGGCTCGCTTTTGTTTCCGTTCTTGTCTACCGGACCAAATCGCTCTGGGGGGGTAAGGTGCAGGCGGGCCTGCTTACTGCCTGCAGCCTGTTGCTTATCGGCTTCGGCGGCTGGTTTCTCTCATCGGGTTTGAGGTTGGTGGCTTAGACGTTGCATTATTATATATAGGATGCCGTGTCAGATATCCGGAAATGGATTATTCGATGAAAGGTGGTAGCCATGAGTGTCGGTTATGTTTATGATCCTGTCTATCTGGAGCATGATACCGGCCAGCATGTTGAAAATGCCCAGCGGCTGGTAGCAATTATGACCTGCCTGGAAGAAAGCGGACTTAAGGAACAGCTTGACTATATCAGACCGCGGGCGGCTACTGCCGACGAGGTGGCCCTGGTACATTCACCTGAGCTTATTGCCCGCATTCAG
It includes:
- a CDS encoding LysE family transporter, which gives rise to MFPFLSSVALVSISGVMMPGPAFAVTVARSYRSQFVGLKIALGHAIVEVPLMLLIYFGFGRFFEREPVQITLYLVGGAILVWMGINMFRKRGSVVERDREVHHRSVIAGVATSLLNPLFFLWWAAVGSMLIMKSLTFGFIGFALLIIVHLLCDFGWLAFVSVLVYRTKSLWGGKVQAGLLTACSLLLIGFGGWFLSSGLRLVA